A single Blastopirellula retiformator DNA region contains:
- a CDS encoding calmodulin-binding protein: MLKRIVLGLIVATALLSATQSVEAQERAFGRAWGGTYGTYDWERFYHYPYVYYPQNFYGEEYYKSSDSLYYRYPAEMRIPVYNKGWQNYYPNGRLYHSGHHFELDVF; this comes from the coding sequence AATTGTCGCGACAGCATTGCTATCAGCGACCCAATCGGTCGAAGCTCAAGAACGCGCCTTCGGTCGCGCTTGGGGCGGGACCTACGGTACGTATGACTGGGAGCGGTTCTACCACTATCCCTACGTCTACTACCCGCAAAACTTCTACGGCGAAGAGTACTACAAGAGCAGCGACAGCCTGTACTATCGCTATCCGGCCGAAATGCGAATTCCGGTCTACAACAAAGGGTGGCAAAACTACTACCCGAACGGCCGCCTGTACCACAGCGGCCACCACTTCGAACTCGACGTCTTTTAA